The Limnospira fusiformis SAG 85.79 genomic interval TTTGTGTTGGTCATTCACTTGCACCATTAACTGGTCTATTAAGAGTTGGATCAACTTGACCACATTAACTAACTTAGGAGCAAAAGTCAATTTTCCCGAACTAGACTTACTTAATGTTAAGACATCTTCTAGTAATTGATTCATACTATTAATTGATGACTGGATTCGCTGAAAATGTTTAAGTTTTTTCTGCTCATCTAGTTTCGAGTCATATTTAGCTAACAAATCCGTAGACATTTGAATAGAAGTTAGAGGGTTTTTTAAATCATGGGATGCTATGGATAACAGTCGTGTTTTTTCAGCTTCTAACTCCTGAAATAAATTCAGAGATTCCTTGACTTGTACTTCCTGCTCATATCTCTTTAATGCCATGCGAATAGCTGCATGAACTTCTCGCTCCTTAAAAGGCTTTAAAAGATAACCATAAGACCCAGTAGATTCAGCTCTTTCTAGGGTACTATCATCAGCATAAGCCGTCAGGTAAATTACCGGAGTTCCATATTGTTCATGAATTTTAGCGGCGGTTTCAATACCATCCATATCCCCTTTAATAACAATATCCATTAATACTAAATCAGGGTTAGTTTCCGCCACTTTGGCGATCGCCGCTAGTCCCGAAGAAACAATCCCCACTACAGTATATCCCAAAGACTTGAGTTTTCTGGCCAATCCTTTAGCAATTAATAACTCATCCTCGACAATCAGAATTTGGACAGTGTTCATGGTATTGCACCTAGTTGGTTTGGTATGCTGAAAATTATCGTAATTATACAAAATTGATCACCATTATTGATGTTCTCATATAACAACTTAATAATTTCAATATCTTTGTCTATAGGACAATTCCGAGAAAATCAGTTTAAATGCTGTTCCCTCGGTTACGTCCAATAGTTCTAAGTTTCCTTCTATCTGCTCAGTCAGGGTCCAGATCAACTCCATTCCTAGGGATTCCACATTGCGAATATCTAGTCCTTCTGGAATACCGACCCCATTATCCCGGATAATCAAAGTAATAATACCAAGATCATCTTGATGAAGTTCTAACCCAAGTTTACCAGGACGTTCATCGACAAAGGCGTGTTTAAAAGCATTAGATATCAGCTCATTGACAATTAAACTACAAGGGTTAGCTGTTTCCAGGTTAAGTTCAACGGATTCTATATCTAATTCTAAGTCAACTGTGTGAGCTTCTGTCCCGTAAGAGTCAAATAGTTGCTCAACTAAATCATTGAGATAGTCGCCAAAGTT includes:
- a CDS encoding hybrid sensor histidine kinase/response regulator, translated to MNTVQILIVEDELLIAKGLARKLKSLGYTVVGIVSSGLAAIAKVAETNPDLVLMDIVIKGDMDGIETAAKIHEQYGTPVIYLTAYADDSTLERAESTGSYGYLLKPFKEREVHAAIRMALKRYEQEVQVKESLNLFQELEAEKTRLLSIASHDLKNPLTSIQMSTDLLAKYDSKLDEQKKLKHFQRIQSSINSMNQLLEDVLTLSKSSSGKLTFAPKLVNVVKLIQLLIDQLMVQVNDQHKLELRTSGDLDDPIMLDDKLLGHILANLLSNAIKYSPDGGVINFDVIRQENQIIFRIKDAGIGLPPEYKQKLFQAFERGSNVGNIKGTGLGLSIVKQAVDLHGGEITVDSELGQGTTFTVILPITEVS